One part of the Bacillus sp. FJAT-45350 genome encodes these proteins:
- a CDS encoding Na/Pi cotransporter family protein: MRDLDLQTLLFMFFGGLGIFLFGIKFMGDGLQKVAGDRLRELLDRFTSNPVMGVLAGLVVTILLQTSTGTTVLTIGLVNAGFMTLKQAVGVIMGANIGTTVTAFIIGIKISAYALPIIAVGAFLLFFFKNKKVSNYGQVIFGFGALFYGLNVMGDGLKPIREVQAFVDLTISMSDNPLLGVLIGTVFTVLVQSSSASIGLLQTLHSQGAMDLAASLPVLFGDNIGTTITAVLAAIGASITAKRAALVHVIFNLIGTLLVLSIFPLYYRFIGMLRDQLMLNPEMTIAFAHGIFNTANTLIQLPFVAVLALIVTKLIPGKEYEIEYKAKHLDPRFITSSPAIALGQAKQEVLRMADFAEKGLLEANQYLQTGQKRNAEMTVQFEEAINNLDRKITDYLTQISSRSLSDVDSKLHSTLMDTVRDIERIGDHMENIIELKEYQLAHKVILSDQALADLDEMFTLTIETVRQGITSLDTGSIEEARAVVEKEELIDKMERKLRKMHIIRVNEGQCTGSAGIVFVDIVSNLERVGDHAVNIAEAVIGEEV, from the coding sequence ATGAGAGATTTGGACTTACAAACATTGCTTTTCATGTTTTTTGGAGGGCTAGGAATTTTCCTATTTGGGATTAAATTTATGGGAGACGGACTTCAGAAGGTAGCTGGAGATCGTTTAAGAGAATTATTAGACCGTTTTACGTCAAATCCTGTTATGGGGGTACTTGCAGGTCTTGTTGTTACAATACTATTACAAACGAGTACAGGTACAACTGTATTAACAATAGGTTTAGTAAATGCAGGGTTTATGACATTAAAGCAAGCTGTTGGTGTAATTATGGGAGCCAATATTGGTACGACCGTAACAGCGTTCATCATTGGTATTAAGATATCTGCTTATGCTTTACCTATCATAGCAGTTGGTGCCTTCTTACTTTTTTTCTTTAAAAACAAAAAGGTTAGTAATTATGGTCAAGTTATATTTGGTTTTGGAGCACTATTCTATGGGTTAAATGTTATGGGAGATGGTCTAAAGCCTATTAGAGAAGTACAAGCATTTGTTGATTTAACTATTAGCATGAGTGATAATCCATTGTTAGGTGTTCTTATTGGGACAGTCTTTACTGTACTTGTGCAAAGTTCATCTGCTTCAATTGGGTTATTACAAACATTACATTCTCAAGGGGCAATGGATTTAGCTGCTTCACTTCCGGTCCTATTTGGGGATAATATCGGTACGACGATTACAGCTGTGTTAGCAGCAATAGGAGCTTCAATAACAGCGAAAAGAGCTGCACTTGTTCATGTAATTTTTAATTTAATTGGGACACTTCTTGTATTATCTATATTCCCTTTATATTATCGGTTTATTGGTATGTTACGAGATCAATTGATGTTAAATCCAGAGATGACGATTGCTTTTGCACACGGTATCTTTAATACAGCGAATACACTAATCCAATTACCATTTGTCGCTGTATTGGCTTTAATCGTGACAAAATTAATCCCTGGTAAAGAGTATGAAATTGAATATAAGGCGAAGCATTTAGACCCTCGATTTATTACAAGCTCACCAGCGATCGCTCTAGGCCAAGCAAAGCAAGAAGTGTTACGTATGGCAGACTTCGCTGAAAAAGGGCTTTTGGAAGCAAATCAATATTTACAAACTGGACAAAAGAGAAATGCTGAAATGACGGTACAGTTTGAAGAAGCAATTAATAACTTGGATAGAAAAATTACAGATTACCTAACTCAAATATCGTCACGTTCGCTATCTGATGTAGATTCAAAACTCCACTCTACACTAATGGATACAGTTCGTGACATAGAAAGAATTGGGGATCATATGGAAAATATAATTGAATTAAAGGAATATCAATTAGCTCATAAAGTTATCTTATCAGATCAGGCACTAGCTGACTTAGATGAAATGTTTACATTAACGATAGAAACAGTAAGACAAGGAATTACGTCTCTCGATACTGGCAGTATTGAAGAAGCACGTGCTGTCGTGGAAAAAGAAGAATTGATCGATAAAATGGAAAGAAAACTTCGTAAAATGCACATTATTCGTGTAAATGAAGGTCAATGTACAGGGTCAGCAGGGATTGTTTTTGTTGATATTGTAAGTAATCTTGAACGTGTAGGAGACCATGCGGTTAACATTGCAGAAGCAGTAATTGGAGAAGAAGTATAA
- a CDS encoding DUF3231 family protein has translation MPNIIEMLSSTFNTIVDDEPKLQINIVEASYCWFYYGIVKEAIAFEEIGLNTTDDDELKGILTDAVKLCSKQSKKLEQFMRKEGVALPPVSEPKPFSDPKDIPPGVKLTEEEIANGLAMKILAMTTKSSLGVAECVRKDVGAMWFQFFNETVIFGATLKTKMRKRGWAKLPPAYTPPGT, from the coding sequence TTGCCTAATATCATTGAAATGTTAAGCAGTACGTTCAACACGATAGTTGATGATGAACCTAAACTGCAAATAAATATAGTTGAAGCTTCTTACTGTTGGTTTTATTATGGAATTGTTAAAGAGGCTATTGCTTTTGAAGAAATTGGTTTAAATACAACAGATGACGATGAGTTAAAAGGAATACTTACCGATGCTGTAAAATTATGTTCTAAACAATCTAAAAAACTAGAACAGTTTATGAGGAAGGAAGGAGTAGCTTTGCCTCCTGTCTCAGAACCGAAACCTTTCAGCGATCCTAAAGATATTCCTCCAGGAGTTAAATTAACAGAGGAAGAGATAGCGAATGGATTGGCTATGAAAATCTTAGCTATGACTACAAAATCATCTTTAGGAGTAGCAGAGTGTGTAAGGAAAGATGTAGGAGCAATGTGGTTTCAATTTTTTAATGAAACAGTTATTTTTGGTGCAACACTTAAAACGAAAATGAGAAAAAGAGGTTGGGCTAAACTACCTCCAGCTTATACACCACCTGGGACTTAA
- the pssA gene encoding CDP-diacylglycerol--serine O-phosphatidyltransferase — MSKLTKMIPNMFTLGNLYCGFLSIGFAASGQFNNAAILILIGMMLDSMDGRLARMLNADSKLGKELDSLADIVTFGVAPSFLVYYTYFFQFGVIGFAVAGLFPLFGAYRLARFNISTDKSSLNYFIGIPITAAGGILAILTLLGDIIPNIVTTVIFTSLCFLMVSRIRIPSLKEVPLPKYGTIVTLFLGTLLFVIYKGTYEQFPYLIYIATPLYIAYLAYRFVVKKKNKQ; from the coding sequence ATGAGTAAGTTGACAAAAATGATACCGAATATGTTTACATTAGGGAATCTCTATTGTGGGTTCTTATCGATTGGATTTGCGGCAAGTGGACAGTTTAATAATGCTGCGATCCTAATTTTGATTGGAATGATGCTAGATAGTATGGATGGCCGACTAGCTAGAATGTTGAACGCGGATAGTAAATTAGGAAAAGAACTTGATTCATTAGCTGACATTGTTACATTTGGTGTTGCTCCGTCCTTTTTAGTGTATTATACATACTTTTTTCAATTTGGAGTAATTGGCTTTGCTGTAGCTGGTTTATTTCCATTATTTGGTGCTTATCGTTTAGCTCGCTTTAATATCAGTACGGACAAATCATCGTTAAATTATTTTATCGGCATTCCAATTACGGCAGCTGGGGGAATATTAGCGATTCTTACGCTGTTAGGTGACATTATTCCCAACATCGTGACAACTGTGATCTTTACATCATTGTGTTTTTTAATGGTCAGTCGAATTAGAATTCCAAGTCTTAAAGAAGTTCCTCTACCGAAGTACGGGACGATAGTCACTCTTTTTCTAGGGACGCTATTATTTGTCATTTATAAAGGAACGTACGAACAGTTTCCATATCTTATTTATATCGCAACACCATTATATATCGCATACTTAGCTTACCGCTTTGTTGTGAAAAAAAAGAATAAACAGTAA
- a CDS encoding DUF421 domain-containing protein codes for MDFIWESFLLIIIGFLLLRISGRKSIAQMTITTTVVMISIGAIIVQPIIEDSVPKTIITMVIFIATLVFLEYLQVKSNALERLLTGTAVSVIENGQINLKNLKKLRLTIDKLEMQMRQKGISNIADIKNATIEPNGQLGYELKPDARPLTVGEFKKLMGAMVIEQNQSPDIDGGLFYEVINKKHPKAYPEDLE; via the coding sequence ATGGATTTTATTTGGGAGTCATTTTTATTAATTATTATAGGATTTCTGTTACTGAGAATTTCTGGTCGAAAATCGATTGCACAGATGACAATCACGACAACTGTTGTCATGATTTCGATTGGTGCTATTATTGTGCAGCCAATTATTGAAGATAGCGTACCAAAAACAATCATTACAATGGTTATTTTTATTGCGACGCTTGTATTTCTTGAATATCTTCAAGTTAAATCAAACGCACTTGAGAGGTTGCTAACTGGAACGGCTGTTTCAGTTATTGAAAATGGGCAAATAAATCTAAAGAACTTAAAAAAGTTAAGACTAACTATTGATAAGTTAGAAATGCAAATGCGGCAAAAAGGAATATCGAATATTGCAGATATAAAGAATGCGACAATTGAACCAAATGGACAATTAGGGTATGAACTAAAGCCTGATGCGAGGCCCCTTACAGTGGGAGAATTTAAAAAGTTAATGGGAGCTATGGTTATAGAGCAAAACCAATCTCCAGATATTGATGGGGGTCTATTTTATGAAGTTATAAACAAGAAGCATCCCAAAGCGTACCCAGAAGATTTAGAATAA
- a CDS encoding MSMEG_1061 family FMN-dependent PPOX-type flavoprotein, with amino-acid sequence MEKVSFVENAITSEVALREIVGTPHELVKNKSISFIDETAKKYISMSPLMFLSTSDADGNCDVSPRGDEPGSIHVLNKEQLVIPDRPGNRRVDSIINIISNPHVGLIFLIPGLEEVLRINGRAYIIQNNDILSKMSVDSKNPLLGIGVEVEECFIHCPRALKKSMVWDIDKWPNKENIPSMMEIFQAHLKINGMELKE; translated from the coding sequence GTGGAGAAAGTAAGCTTTGTAGAAAATGCGATTACTTCAGAAGTAGCGCTGAGGGAAATCGTTGGAACACCTCATGAGTTAGTAAAGAACAAATCGATTTCATTTATTGATGAAACTGCTAAAAAATATATTTCAATGTCACCACTGATGTTTCTTTCTACATCAGATGCTGATGGTAATTGTGACGTTTCCCCTAGAGGCGATGAACCTGGTTCGATTCACGTATTGAATAAAGAACAGTTAGTTATCCCAGACCGACCAGGTAATAGAAGAGTGGATTCAATTATTAATATTATTTCTAACCCTCATGTTGGTCTAATCTTCCTCATCCCTGGTTTGGAAGAAGTACTACGTATCAATGGACGTGCATATATCATTCAAAATAACGATATTTTAAGTAAGATGAGTGTAGACAGCAAAAATCCACTACTAGGAATAGGAGTAGAGGTAGAAGAGTGTTTCATACATTGTCCACGAGCTCTGAAAAAGTCAATGGTTTGGGACATTGATAAGTGGCCAAACAAAGAGAATATACCTTCGATGATGGAGATATTTCAAGCACATTTAAAGATAAATGGCATGGAACTGAAAGAGTAA